The region TACCTATTTGTGGGGCAAGGACTGGGACTTGCCGACACTGATTAAGAACTGTGCGGATACCAATATCCTGGGCGTTGAACTACGCGTTGAACATGCCCACAATGTCATGCCTGAACTAAACCCGGCCCAACGGCGGGAGGTAAAAAAACGGTTCGCCGATAGTCCGGTCAAACTTGTTGGGCTGGGTACGAACCAGCAATTCGATTATATCGACCCGGATAAGTTGAAAGCCTCCATTGAACGAACAAAGGAGTTTATACGGCTCAGTGCCGATGTGGGCGGTACTGGTGTTAAAGTGAAACCTAACGCCCTGCATAAAGAGGTATCCGTAGAAAAAACAGTGAACCAGATTGGCGAATCCCTCAACGAACTCGCCCGGTACGCAGCCGACTTCGGGCAGCAGATCCGGCTGGAAGTTCACGGCGAGGAAACGCAGGAACTGCCCATGACCAAACGAATCATGGACGTGGCCACCCACCCCAACGCTACCATCTGCTGGAACTGTAACCCGCAGGATCTGAACGGTAAGGGCTTTCAGGCCAACTTCGACCTGGTAAAAGATCGCTTCGGCGCGACCTGCCACGTCCGCGAACTCGACCGGACCGATTACCCCTATCAGGACTTGCTAAATAACCTGGTGGCGATGAACTATAAAGGCTGGGTACTTCTCGAATGCCACACCAACCCGGCCGATAAAGTAGCGCAGATGAAAGCTCAGCGAGCGGTATTCGACCGGATGATAACCAGGGGGTGAGGGATACAATCGACGTATGGACACTTTCTGAAATAGTCAGCTTTGTGTTATGAAATCGTGAAAGTCGCAGAACCTCCATTTATCAGAGCAACTTTTTTATTGACCATTGGGTAATAAAGAGATGCAAACTACCTCTCTCCATCAGGCAGTATCTTGTTATACTCTGGAGATGCCGGAAATTTATATAATGCGAAAAACTTTACTGCTACTTTCAATTACGCTGCTCGGTCTGGTGTCCGTTAACGCGCAAACCCTCGTGAGCGGGCGAATTCTGGATAAAGTTACCAGTCAGCCGGTTCCCTTTGTCAGTGTGGCCCTCTATCGCCAGCCCGATTCGGTGGCCATTGGCGGAGCCATAACCGATTCCTCCGGCCAGTTTCGGATTGTAGAAGCGAAAGCCGGAGTCTATACACTGCGTACGTTTTTTGTTGGCTATAAACCGGTTTCGATGCCACTCACGGTTGTCCGAAATCAGCCACTTGAATTGGGTGCGTTGCTGCTGGAAGGCGATTCCCGGTTACTTAACGAAGTCCGCGTTGCTGGACAGCGAACCGATGTCGTCATGCAGGCCGACCGCCAGACCTATCGGGC is a window of Spirosoma linguale DSM 74 DNA encoding:
- a CDS encoding Xylose isomerase domain protein TIM barrel (PFAM: Xylose isomerase domain protein TIM barrel~KEGG: rhi:NGR_b19930 putative sugar phosphate isomerase/epimerase) is translated as MATIDRKTFLNQISLLAGASLLTGPAFAAESATAKSAVKLGFVTYLWGKDWDLPTLIKNCADTNILGVELRVEHAHNVMPELNPAQRREVKKRFADSPVKLVGLGTNQQFDYIDPDKLKASIERTKEFIRLSADVGGTGVKVKPNALHKEVSVEKTVNQIGESLNELARYAADFGQQIRLEVHGEETQELPMTKRIMDVATHPNATICWNCNPQDLNGKGFQANFDLVKDRFGATCHVRELDRTDYPYQDLLNNLVAMNYKGWVLLECHTNPADKVAQMKAQRAVFDRMITRG